The DNA sequence CGCCGGGCCGTTTGCCGAGCACCTCCGCGGCGGTGGCGGCGTCAAGGCCGACGACCACGCGCAGGACCACGGCCTCCGCCTGGTCCCGCGGCAGCCGGGCGACCAGCGCGAGGACCCGTTCGGTCCCCAGGGCCTCCAGCGCCTCGCCCGCGGTGTCGGCGTCCCCGGCGCGCGCGGCGAGTTCGCTGTCGTCGCCGCCGATCACGGGCCGCCGGCCGCGCATCCGTATGTGGTCGAGGGCGCGGTTGCGGGCGATGCGGGCGGCCCAGCCCCGGAAGCGGTCGGCGTCGCCGGTGAACCGGTCGATGTCGCGGGCGATCTGGAGCCAGGTCTCGGACGCCACGTCCTCGGCGTCGGTCTCGCCGACGAGCGTGCGCACGTACCCGAGCAGGCGGGGCTGGACGGACCGGTAGACCGCGCGGAAGGCCGTCTCGTCCCCGCCCTGCGCCGCGCGTACCGCGACGGTCAGCTCAGCGTCATCCCCCTGCACACCCACATCCTGCATCACTTGCAGAACTCATGAATCAGTAATGCGCGGGTCCGCCCTCGGGCTCACTGCTGTAGGGGTTCGGCCCGGAACTCCCCGCGCCGGGCGGAGAACCGTACGGCGAACCGTTCGGCGCGCCGTACGACGGCCCGTACGAAGGACCGTACGGGCCGACCGGCGCCCCGGGCAACGGGCCCTGGCCCGGCGGCGGGTAGGGAGCGTACGGCCCGGCGGCCGGAGAGGGCCCGGGTGGCACCCCGGGCGTCCCGTACACCCCAGGAGCACCGTACGGTCCGGGAGTTGACTGCGGATGGGAGTACGGCCAGGGTCCCGCGTACGGACCGGGAGCCGCGTAAGAACCGGCGGTCGCATACGGACCGGCGGTCTCATTCGGACCGGCGGCCGCATACGGACCGACGGCCGCATACGGACCGACGGCCGCATACGGACCGACGGCCGCATACGGACCGACGGCCACGTAAGGATCGGCGGCCGCATACGCACCACCGGCCCCGGCGGACCCCTCGCACCCCAGCCCCTCCAGCGCCCGCTCCTCCTGCATCCGCGTCAACTGCCGCACCACCAGCAGCGCCAGAGCGCCCCCGACGGCACACAGCAGGTACCCGAAGGCGCTCGCCCCGGCCAGCATCCTCAGGTTGCGGACGTCGTCCTCCCAGGCGTCGAACCGTTCCAGCCGGAAGTCGCGGCGCATCTTCGCCTCGGTCAGCGCATAGCCGAAGGCGCTCGCCCCCGCGAGGGCGCCGGCCACGATCCCGCTCACCCACCACGCGTTGAGCAGCCCCTTCCGCGCGCCCTGCGGGCCGGCGGGGGCGGACGCGCGGTAGATGTCGTTGGCGATCTGCTTGGGGAACCACAGGTTGACCACCGGCGTGAACCAGGCACCCGCCGCCCAGCCGCTCCCGAAGCGGTGCGTACCGGGCGCGAGCACCTCGGCGTTGAGCCGCACCCGCCGGAACCAGGCCGCCCACAGACCGGCCGCGCCCAGCCCCAGCACGGTGGTCACCAGGGAGACCGAGCCGAAGAAGGCGTCCGCCTGGTTCGCCTTGTCCGCGGTCCCGTCGCTGAGCACGGCGCCCTCCGCCAGCACGTCGCCGAGCGCGCCGCGCTGCTGGAACCGGGCGGCGGCGAGCAGCAGCAGACCGAGCAGCGCCAGGGTCAGGACGGTGGTGAGCGAGATCCGCACCCCGCGGCGCAGGTCGATCCCCGCGATCCCCGCGAACCCCCCGATCCCGCCGAGCGGCTCGGGCCCGGACGCGCCGGCGAACGGCATTTCGCCCACAGGCGGCAGCGGAGGCACAGGAGGCAGCGGAGGCGCATGGGACGGGCG is a window from the Streptomyces mobaraensis genome containing:
- a CDS encoding DUF4328 domain-containing protein → MPFAGASGPEPLGGIGGFAGIAGIDLRRGVRISLTTVLTLALLGLLLLAAARFQQRGALGDVLAEGAVLSDGTADKANQADAFFGSVSLVTTVLGLGAAGLWAAWFRRVRLNAEVLAPGTHRFGSGWAAGAWFTPVVNLWFPKQIANDIYRASAPAGPQGARKGLLNAWWVSGIVAGALAGASAFGYALTEAKMRRDFRLERFDAWEDDVRNLRMLAGASAFGYLLCAVGGALALLVVRQLTRMQEERALEGLGCEGSAGAGGAYAAADPYVAVGPYAAVGPYAAVGPYAAVGPYAAAGPNETAGPYATAGSYAAPGPYAGPWPYSHPQSTPGPYGAPGVYGTPGVPPGPSPAAGPYAPYPPPGQGPLPGAPVGPYGPSYGPSYGAPNGSPYGSPPGAGSSGPNPYSSEPEGGPAHY
- a CDS encoding RNA polymerase sigma factor; the protein is MQGDDAELTVAVRAAQGGDETAFRAVYRSVQPRLLGYVRTLVGETDAEDVASETWLQIARDIDRFTGDADRFRGWAARIARNRALDHIRMRGRRPVIGGDDSELAARAGDADTAGEALEALGTERVLALVARLPRDQAEAVVLRVVVGLDAATAAEVLGKRPGAVRTAAHRGLRGLAQLMNGTDPTGEAGGAGEAGEGGAGVRGQPGPDGIPGQRGSSTGSRSSRGVTRLGARTQKDM